From one Felis catus isolate Fca126 chromosome E2, F.catus_Fca126_mat1.0, whole genome shotgun sequence genomic stretch:
- the NLRP5 gene encoding NACHT, LRR and PYD domains-containing protein 5 isoform X2 — protein sequence MREAKLPSFSNYGLQWCFKQLGKEEFQTFKELLMENASELAMCSFPWVEVNSASVEQLASLLHEHYRESLAWKISINIFEKMNLSILSEKARKEMKRYSLAEMPENSTMKNDQELSMKEVPEISQAIEQDGATAAEMKEQGDYKSHVMTKFAMKLDAHHGVDNFAFDCPEMQILFDAFNPDQRGFRPHTVVLHGKSGIGKSALARKVLLYWARGELYQEMFSYVFFLHAREMPWMREVSFAELICREWPHSQVPVTEIMSQPERLLFVVDGFNDLDFAFKDADLGLCEDWGDKQPMSVLMHSLLKKVLLPEASLMITVRDTGIEKLKSMVLSPRYLLVRGISVEKRVQLLLKHMKNEHQKTKVLNSVVDNHPLFNECQVPILGWLTCEALNLHEVSGKSLPPSCQTLTGLYTTFLFHHLTPRDPSQRCLSREERATLKSLCRMAVQGVWNMKFVFYGDDLSVHGLRESELSALFHMNVLLRDHGHERCYTFLHPSIQEFCAALHYVLEGLEMEWDPYPVFMENIRSLMELRQISSNAHLLQMKRFLFGLMSKEVMGALEVLLGCPVPLVVRQGLLGWISLLGQQPSTPSPLDFLDSFYCLFETQDEDFVCLALNSFQEVWLPMNRRMDVLVSSFCLRHCQYLRKIRMDVQESLSKDEFTEAQPLSPQGKPARRLADEWWGDLCFVLSTHPSLRQLDLSGSILSEAAMKTLCATLRQPTCKIQNLIFKGAQVTTLGLRHLWTTLISNRNIKYLSLESTHLREEDLMMACKALRHPNCLLESLRLDHCGLTPTCCMVISQILLMSISLKSLSLVGNKMTAQGIKPLCHALIASQCTLQKLILGNCGLTAADCQDLASGLTSGQNLTHLCLSSNSLGSAGMNLLCRAMKSPNCGLQRLILKECNLDVAGCGFLAFALMGNRHLTHLSLSMNPLEDDGMNLLCEVMMEPSCHLQDLELVKCHLTATCCKNLSQVISRSKYLKSLDLAANALGDHGIVELCEGLKHKKASLRRLGLEACGLTSDCCEALASALLCSQRLTSLNLMRNNFSPAGMMKLCPAFAQPTSNLQIIGLWKWQYPPQIRKLLKEVQLLKPHIVIGDGWYSFDEDDRYWWKN from the exons ATGCGGGAAGCCAAACTACCCTCCTTTTCCAACTATGGACTGCAGTGGTGTTTCAAGCAGCTAGGAAAGGAAGaatttcaaacatttaaggaattgCTCATGGAAAATGCTTCAGAACTGGCAATGTGCTCTTTTCCGTGGGTTGAAGTAAACAGTGCCAGTGTGGAACAACTAGCCTCCCTGTTGCATGAGCATTATAGAGAATCTCTTGCCTGGAAAATATCTATTaacatctttgaaaagatgaacctGTCCATACTCTCTgagaaggcaaggaaagagatgaaaa GGTATTCACTGGCTGAAATGCCAGAAAATTCTACAATGAAGAATGACCAAGAACTGAGCATGAAAGAAGTACCAG AAATTTCACAAGCTATAGAACAAGATGGTGCCACAGCAGCAGAGATGAAAGAACAAG GGGACTACAAGAGTCACGTGATGACAAAATTTGCTATGAAGCTGGACGCACACCATGGTGTTGACAACTTTGCCTTTGACTGTCCAGAAATGCAAATACTGTTTGATGCTTTTAATCCAGACCAGAGGGGCTTCCGGCCTCACACTGTGGTTTTGCACGGGAAATCAGGAATTGGGAAATCAGCTTTGGCCAGAAAGGTCCTGCTGTACTGGGCGCGAGGTGAACTCTACCAGGAAATGTTCTCCTATGTCTTCTTCCTCCATGCCAGAGAAATGCCGTGGATGAGGGAGGTCAGTTTTGCAGAGCTAATTTGCAGGGAGTGGCCACACTCACAGGTTCCGGTGACGGAGATCATGTCCCAACCAGAaaggcttttgtttgttgttgatgGTTTCAATGACCTGGACTTTGCCTTCAAAGATGCTGACTTGGGTCTCTGTGAAGACTGGGGAGACAAGCAACCCATGTCCGTTCTGATGCACAGTCTGCTGAAGAAAGTCTTGCTCCCTGAGGCCTCCCTGATGATCACCGTCAGAGACACGGGTATAGAAAAGCTCAAATCCATGGTCCTGTCACCCCGTTACCTGTTAGTCAGGGGCATCTCCGTGGAGAAAAGGGTTCAGTTGCTCCTTAAGCACATGAAGAATGAGCATCAGAAGACGAAAGTCTTGAACTCAGTGGTGGACAACCACCCGCTGTTTAACGAGTGCCAGGTCCCCATCTTGGGGTGGCTCACCTGCGAGGCTCTGAATCTGCATGAGGTGTCGGGAAAgagccttcctccttcctgccagaCCCTCACGGGCTTGTACACCACCTTTCTGTTCCATCATCTCACTCCCCGAGACCCATCCCAGCGCTGTCTCAGCCGGGAAGAGAGAGCCACCTTGAAGAGCCTGTGCCGCATGGCGGTGCAGGGAGTGTGGAACATGAAGTTTGTGTTTTACGGAGATGACCTGAGTGTTCACGGACTCAGGGAGTCCGAGCTCTCCGCTCTGTTTCACATGAATGTCCTCCTCCGAGACCATGGCCACGAAAGGTGCTACACGTTCCTGCACCCCAGCATCCAGGAGTTCTGTGCTGCCCTGCACTATGTTCTAGAAGGACTGGAAATGGAGTGGGATCCCTACCCTGTGTTCATGGAGAACATACGGAGCTTGATGGAGCTCAGACAAATCAGCTCCAATGCTCACTTGCTCCAGATGAAGCGTTTCTTGTTTGGCCTCATGAGCAAAGAGGTGATGGGGGCCCTGGAAGTCCTGCTTGGATGTCCAGTCCCCCTGGTGGTGAGGCAGGGGCTTCTGGGCTGGATCTCCCTGCTGGGTCAGCagcccagcaccccctcccctctggactTCCTGGACTCCTTCTACTGTCTTTTTGAGACTCAAGATGAAGACTTTGTTTGCTTGGCATTGAACAGCTTCCAAGAAGTGTGGCTTCCAATGAACCGGAGAATGGATGTCCTGGTGTCCTCCTTCTGCCTCCGGCATTGCCAGTATTTGCGGAAAATTCGGATGGATGTGCAGGAGAGCCTCTCAAAAGATGAGTTCACTGAGGCACAGCCCCTGAGTCCCCAAGG GAAGCCGGCGAGGCGCCTTGCTGATGAGTGGTGGGGAGACCTCTGCTTCGTGCTCAGCACCCACCCAAGCCTGCGGCAGCTCGACCTGAGTGGCAGCATCCTGAGTGAAGCGGCCATGAAGACCCTCTGTGCCACGCTGAGGCAGCCAACCTGTAAAATACAGAATCTGAT ATTTAAAGGTGCACAGGTTACCACCCTTGGTCTTCGTCATCTCTGGACGACTCTCATTTCCAACCGTAATATTAAATACCTGAGCTTGGAAAGCACCCACCTGAGGGAAGAAGATCTCATGATGGCGTGCAAAGCGTTAAGACACCCAAACTGTTTGCTGGAGTCTTTGAG GTTGGATCACTGTGGATTAACTCCCACCTGTTGCATGGTGATCTCCCAAATCCTTCTTATGTCCATCAGCCTAAAATCTCTGAGCCTCGTAGGAAATAAGATGACAGCCCAGGGCATAAAGCCCCTCTGTCATGCCCTGATTGCCTCACAGTGCACCCTGCAGAAGCTGAT ACTGGGGAACTGTGGCCTCACCGCTGCCGACTGCCAGGACCTGGCCTCAGGCCTCACCAGCGGCCAGAATTTGACACACCTGTGCCTGTCCAGCAACAGCCTGGGGAGCGCAGGCATGAATCTGTTGTGTCGAGCCATGAAATCCCCCAACTGTGGGCTACAGAGGCTGAT ACTAAAAGAATGTAACCTGGATGTCGCTGGCTGTGGCTTTCTTGCATTTGCACTTATGGGCAACAGACATCTGACACACCTGAGCCTCAGCATGAACCCCTTGGAAGATGATGGGATGAACCTTCTGTGTGAGGTCATGATGGAGCCATCTTGTCACCTCCAGGACCTGGA ACTGGTTAAGTGCCATCTCACTGCCACCTGCTGCAAGAATCTGTCCCAGGTGATCTCAAGGAGCAAATACCTGAAGAGCCTGGATCTTGCCGCCAACGCCCTGGGTGATCATGGCATCGTAGAGCTGTGCGAGGGACTAAAGCAcaagaaggcttctctgaggaggctTGG GTTGGAGGCATGTGGACTGACTTCAGACTGCTGTGAGGCACTCGCTTCGGCCCTCCTCTGCAGCCAGCGCCTGACCAGCCTAAATCTGATGCGGAACAATTTCAGCCCTGCAGGAATGATGAAGTTATGTCCAGCCTTTGCACAACCCACATCTAATCTACAAATAATTGG GCTGTGGAAATGGCAATATCCTCCTCAAATAAGGAAGCTACTGAAGGAGGTGCAGCTACTCAAGCCACACATTGTAATTGGGGATGGTTGGTATTCTTTTGATGAAGATGACCGGTATTGGTGGAAAAACTAA
- the NLRP5 gene encoding NACHT, LRR and PYD domains-containing protein 5 isoform X1 produces the protein MREAKLPSFSNYGLQWCFKQLGKEEFQTFKELLMENASELAMCSFPWVEVNSASVEQLASLLHEHYRESLAWKISINIFEKMNLSILSEKARKEMKRYSLAEMPENSTMKNDQELSMKEVPEISQAIEQDGATAAEMKEQGNTGDYKSHVMTKFAMKLDAHHGVDNFAFDCPEMQILFDAFNPDQRGFRPHTVVLHGKSGIGKSALARKVLLYWARGELYQEMFSYVFFLHAREMPWMREVSFAELICREWPHSQVPVTEIMSQPERLLFVVDGFNDLDFAFKDADLGLCEDWGDKQPMSVLMHSLLKKVLLPEASLMITVRDTGIEKLKSMVLSPRYLLVRGISVEKRVQLLLKHMKNEHQKTKVLNSVVDNHPLFNECQVPILGWLTCEALNLHEVSGKSLPPSCQTLTGLYTTFLFHHLTPRDPSQRCLSREERATLKSLCRMAVQGVWNMKFVFYGDDLSVHGLRESELSALFHMNVLLRDHGHERCYTFLHPSIQEFCAALHYVLEGLEMEWDPYPVFMENIRSLMELRQISSNAHLLQMKRFLFGLMSKEVMGALEVLLGCPVPLVVRQGLLGWISLLGQQPSTPSPLDFLDSFYCLFETQDEDFVCLALNSFQEVWLPMNRRMDVLVSSFCLRHCQYLRKIRMDVQESLSKDEFTEAQPLSPQGKPARRLADEWWGDLCFVLSTHPSLRQLDLSGSILSEAAMKTLCATLRQPTCKIQNLIFKGAQVTTLGLRHLWTTLISNRNIKYLSLESTHLREEDLMMACKALRHPNCLLESLRLDHCGLTPTCCMVISQILLMSISLKSLSLVGNKMTAQGIKPLCHALIASQCTLQKLILGNCGLTAADCQDLASGLTSGQNLTHLCLSSNSLGSAGMNLLCRAMKSPNCGLQRLILKECNLDVAGCGFLAFALMGNRHLTHLSLSMNPLEDDGMNLLCEVMMEPSCHLQDLELVKCHLTATCCKNLSQVISRSKYLKSLDLAANALGDHGIVELCEGLKHKKASLRRLGLEACGLTSDCCEALASALLCSQRLTSLNLMRNNFSPAGMMKLCPAFAQPTSNLQIIGLWKWQYPPQIRKLLKEVQLLKPHIVIGDGWYSFDEDDRYWWKN, from the exons ATGCGGGAAGCCAAACTACCCTCCTTTTCCAACTATGGACTGCAGTGGTGTTTCAAGCAGCTAGGAAAGGAAGaatttcaaacatttaaggaattgCTCATGGAAAATGCTTCAGAACTGGCAATGTGCTCTTTTCCGTGGGTTGAAGTAAACAGTGCCAGTGTGGAACAACTAGCCTCCCTGTTGCATGAGCATTATAGAGAATCTCTTGCCTGGAAAATATCTATTaacatctttgaaaagatgaacctGTCCATACTCTCTgagaaggcaaggaaagagatgaaaa GGTATTCACTGGCTGAAATGCCAGAAAATTCTACAATGAAGAATGACCAAGAACTGAGCATGAAAGAAGTACCAG AAATTTCACAAGCTATAGAACAAGATGGTGCCACAGCAGCAGAGATGAAAGAACAAG GTAATACAGGGGACTACAAGAGTCACGTGATGACAAAATTTGCTATGAAGCTGGACGCACACCATGGTGTTGACAACTTTGCCTTTGACTGTCCAGAAATGCAAATACTGTTTGATGCTTTTAATCCAGACCAGAGGGGCTTCCGGCCTCACACTGTGGTTTTGCACGGGAAATCAGGAATTGGGAAATCAGCTTTGGCCAGAAAGGTCCTGCTGTACTGGGCGCGAGGTGAACTCTACCAGGAAATGTTCTCCTATGTCTTCTTCCTCCATGCCAGAGAAATGCCGTGGATGAGGGAGGTCAGTTTTGCAGAGCTAATTTGCAGGGAGTGGCCACACTCACAGGTTCCGGTGACGGAGATCATGTCCCAACCAGAaaggcttttgtttgttgttgatgGTTTCAATGACCTGGACTTTGCCTTCAAAGATGCTGACTTGGGTCTCTGTGAAGACTGGGGAGACAAGCAACCCATGTCCGTTCTGATGCACAGTCTGCTGAAGAAAGTCTTGCTCCCTGAGGCCTCCCTGATGATCACCGTCAGAGACACGGGTATAGAAAAGCTCAAATCCATGGTCCTGTCACCCCGTTACCTGTTAGTCAGGGGCATCTCCGTGGAGAAAAGGGTTCAGTTGCTCCTTAAGCACATGAAGAATGAGCATCAGAAGACGAAAGTCTTGAACTCAGTGGTGGACAACCACCCGCTGTTTAACGAGTGCCAGGTCCCCATCTTGGGGTGGCTCACCTGCGAGGCTCTGAATCTGCATGAGGTGTCGGGAAAgagccttcctccttcctgccagaCCCTCACGGGCTTGTACACCACCTTTCTGTTCCATCATCTCACTCCCCGAGACCCATCCCAGCGCTGTCTCAGCCGGGAAGAGAGAGCCACCTTGAAGAGCCTGTGCCGCATGGCGGTGCAGGGAGTGTGGAACATGAAGTTTGTGTTTTACGGAGATGACCTGAGTGTTCACGGACTCAGGGAGTCCGAGCTCTCCGCTCTGTTTCACATGAATGTCCTCCTCCGAGACCATGGCCACGAAAGGTGCTACACGTTCCTGCACCCCAGCATCCAGGAGTTCTGTGCTGCCCTGCACTATGTTCTAGAAGGACTGGAAATGGAGTGGGATCCCTACCCTGTGTTCATGGAGAACATACGGAGCTTGATGGAGCTCAGACAAATCAGCTCCAATGCTCACTTGCTCCAGATGAAGCGTTTCTTGTTTGGCCTCATGAGCAAAGAGGTGATGGGGGCCCTGGAAGTCCTGCTTGGATGTCCAGTCCCCCTGGTGGTGAGGCAGGGGCTTCTGGGCTGGATCTCCCTGCTGGGTCAGCagcccagcaccccctcccctctggactTCCTGGACTCCTTCTACTGTCTTTTTGAGACTCAAGATGAAGACTTTGTTTGCTTGGCATTGAACAGCTTCCAAGAAGTGTGGCTTCCAATGAACCGGAGAATGGATGTCCTGGTGTCCTCCTTCTGCCTCCGGCATTGCCAGTATTTGCGGAAAATTCGGATGGATGTGCAGGAGAGCCTCTCAAAAGATGAGTTCACTGAGGCACAGCCCCTGAGTCCCCAAGG GAAGCCGGCGAGGCGCCTTGCTGATGAGTGGTGGGGAGACCTCTGCTTCGTGCTCAGCACCCACCCAAGCCTGCGGCAGCTCGACCTGAGTGGCAGCATCCTGAGTGAAGCGGCCATGAAGACCCTCTGTGCCACGCTGAGGCAGCCAACCTGTAAAATACAGAATCTGAT ATTTAAAGGTGCACAGGTTACCACCCTTGGTCTTCGTCATCTCTGGACGACTCTCATTTCCAACCGTAATATTAAATACCTGAGCTTGGAAAGCACCCACCTGAGGGAAGAAGATCTCATGATGGCGTGCAAAGCGTTAAGACACCCAAACTGTTTGCTGGAGTCTTTGAG GTTGGATCACTGTGGATTAACTCCCACCTGTTGCATGGTGATCTCCCAAATCCTTCTTATGTCCATCAGCCTAAAATCTCTGAGCCTCGTAGGAAATAAGATGACAGCCCAGGGCATAAAGCCCCTCTGTCATGCCCTGATTGCCTCACAGTGCACCCTGCAGAAGCTGAT ACTGGGGAACTGTGGCCTCACCGCTGCCGACTGCCAGGACCTGGCCTCAGGCCTCACCAGCGGCCAGAATTTGACACACCTGTGCCTGTCCAGCAACAGCCTGGGGAGCGCAGGCATGAATCTGTTGTGTCGAGCCATGAAATCCCCCAACTGTGGGCTACAGAGGCTGAT ACTAAAAGAATGTAACCTGGATGTCGCTGGCTGTGGCTTTCTTGCATTTGCACTTATGGGCAACAGACATCTGACACACCTGAGCCTCAGCATGAACCCCTTGGAAGATGATGGGATGAACCTTCTGTGTGAGGTCATGATGGAGCCATCTTGTCACCTCCAGGACCTGGA ACTGGTTAAGTGCCATCTCACTGCCACCTGCTGCAAGAATCTGTCCCAGGTGATCTCAAGGAGCAAATACCTGAAGAGCCTGGATCTTGCCGCCAACGCCCTGGGTGATCATGGCATCGTAGAGCTGTGCGAGGGACTAAAGCAcaagaaggcttctctgaggaggctTGG GTTGGAGGCATGTGGACTGACTTCAGACTGCTGTGAGGCACTCGCTTCGGCCCTCCTCTGCAGCCAGCGCCTGACCAGCCTAAATCTGATGCGGAACAATTTCAGCCCTGCAGGAATGATGAAGTTATGTCCAGCCTTTGCACAACCCACATCTAATCTACAAATAATTGG GCTGTGGAAATGGCAATATCCTCCTCAAATAAGGAAGCTACTGAAGGAGGTGCAGCTACTCAAGCCACACATTGTAATTGGGGATGGTTGGTATTCTTTTGATGAAGATGACCGGTATTGGTGGAAAAACTAA